Part of the Zingiber officinale cultivar Zhangliang chromosome 6A, Zo_v1.1, whole genome shotgun sequence genome, TATGCAATGCTCCCTGCTTCTTCACAGCTTCGAGTGTTTGAAGATGTACCTCAGGGTGAAAGACTGGTAGTTGTAGCTACTAATGTGGCCGAGACTTCTTTAACCATCCCTGGCATAAAATATGTGATCGATACAGGGAAAGAAAAAATCAAGAATTACAATCACTCCAATGGGATGGCCACGTATGAAGTTAGTTGGATAAGCAAAGCATCAGCTGCTCAGCGTGCGGGAAGATCAGGGAGAACTGCACCAGGACATTGTTACCGCCTATATTCATCTGCAGCTTTCAGTAAAGATGAGATTTTCCCTAAATTTTCATGCCCTGAGATATCCAAAGTTCCAGTCGATGGAGTTACCCTTCTGATGAAGTCATTGGGTATTGATAAGGTGCTAACTTGCAGCAAGTTTCTGAATATATATAGCTTTTCTGCATTTCTTGATAGTTCTTTGTTTCATTTTAAGTTAATATAAAGTTTTGTTTTAGGTTGCAAATTTCCCATTTCCAACTTGCCCCGACCATGAAGCTTTGTTGGAAGCTGAACGCTGCTTAAGAGCTCTTGAAGCCCTTGATATGCAGGGTAGACTTACACCGATGGGTAGAGCAATGATACAATATCCCATTAGTCCTCGTCATTCTCGAATGCTTCTTATAGTTATCAAAATCTTGCGGAATCAGAGAGCATATGACCGGGCTAACCTTGTATTGGGATATGCCGTCGCTGCTGCTGCAGCATTAAGCTTTCCAAATCCCTTAGTCACACAATTCACCGAGAAGCAATCGACCAATGGGGATACTGATGCCGAGAAAGATAAAGAGGAGAAACTGAGGAAAAAGAAGTTCAAAAAAATGGCAAGAGAAGCACGCGCAAGACTTTCAAATCTCAGTAGTGATGCTTTAACTATTGCATATGCCTTGCAGTTATTCGAGATCTCTGAAAGCCCGGTTATATTCTGCAGAGATAATTTACTGCATATGAAAACAATGGAAGAGATGTCTAAATTAAGGAAACAGCTTCTAGAACTTCTATTTCACCAGAGCAAGTTTTGCGAGGAATTTTCGTGGAATCATGgttctcttgaagatgtagaacGCTCTTGGAGGACGCACTCGCACAAGAACCCCTTGCAAATGATGGAAGAAGAGCTCATATCACAATCAATCTCCGCTGGTTGGGCTGATAGAGTTGCAAAGCGCATTCGTGCAATCAAACAATCTTCAGAGAATGATACGATGATCCGTGCTATCAAATATCAATCTTGCAACATGAAGGATGTTGTATATTTGAACCGGTGGTCTTCTGTTGCTCCGGCTGCACCAGAATTTCTGGTTTATACTGAGCTTCTTCAGATGAAAAGACCATATCTATATGGAGTGACCACCGTCAAGTCGGATTGGCTTGTAAAATATGCCAGTTCTCTTTGCACTTTCTCAGCTCCTCTTACTGATCCAAAACCTTACTATGAACCTCTAAGTGACCAGGTCTTGTGCTGGGTGACTCCTACTTTTGGCGCACATAATTGGGAGCTTCCATTGCACAGCATACCCATTAAGAATATTACCCTTCGGCTGTCAGTATTTGCTTCGGCATTGCTGGAAGGGAATGTTCTGCCATGTCTAAGATCAGTTCAGAAGTTCTTGGCCTCTCCACCATCGAGCATGCTGAGGCCTGAAGCTCTCGGCCAAAGACGCGTCGGGGATCTTCTGAATCGACTCAAAATTGGTTCAAAAGTAATTGATACACGAGCCAAGTTGCAAGATGCCTGGAGTGAGAATCCTCATTTCTTGTACTCCGAGATTAAGCAGTGGTACCAAGAGGTGTTTCATGATCAATTTGGCCGACTTTGGGAACGAATGCATATCGAGGTTAATCTCGAGGGATATGAACTGTTCCCTAAAAGAGCGAAGAAAGACAAGAAAAGGAAATAGTAAGCCACGAGAAAGTCACACAAATGTTTTGCCATTCAGATCATGAAGGTGGAGTTTTTGGTTTTCACAAATTCTCTAAAAGGAGATCGGCTATTGGTTAACAGTTTGGTTTTATAATTATTTGATGTATCGGTCACTGAGGATATGGGCGAGATCAATGCATGAATTGGATTATGCCACTGATTACAGACAGTTGAAATAGAAGGTTCTGTTGTTGATGgtttatagaaaaaaaatatatacacaaCAATAAAATTCTATAGGAAAAATCTGCATCAATCGAATCGAAAAGGTAACTTTTTCTTGAGCAACCACAACTaaataggggtgtaaatgagctcAGCTAAGTTGAGTTTAGCTTGTTTACTGAACTTGAATTTCTGTCAAGCTCACAATATGTAGTTGTCCTAGTAAATTAGATTAAATATTGTTTAGTTAATATAtggaatttatattattttattatttgttataTATTAGGAATAAATTaagataataaatatttataaatcactatatattttctatattttttaataaaaggaaaaaaatacaaTTGAATGAACTAGATTTGAGTTGTGATTTGTTTTTCCTTAGAAGTATTTTTCAGGAActagatttcaaaaaaaaaaaacaattaaaaataCTTATCATAAACTTTTTGAAACCTTTAAGTAGCcaaaattcattttttaaaaaaaaattatagcttttaaaaaaaattccacgAGTATAAAATTCCCACGGGTCCTGATCGGACCCACCCGGGGTCAACAGGCGGGTTACCTATTGATCTGAGTTATGGCGCTTGAATAGTAACTAGTTCGGTAGGGTCCATTTTTTTCAACTTTGTAATAAAAActtagagaaaagaaataaaactaatttcgATCTTGATGAACGGTTGAAATTATTTGCTCATATGTTTTAATATCCGTTATTCTCTAAATTTTATAAGTAATAAgtttttttcattattttaacATTATCTTTTCTACCCTTAtctctcaatttcaaaatctatgtAGTTTTTGACATCAATTCTTTAATTATAATGGAAAGAGAAAGTTCATCTCAAAAaggtaaaaaaataattaatccaaATGAGAATCATAACATTCAATTTATTGATGATAAATCTAAGTAAGGTCAATACTCAAAATGCTTCTAAAGTTTGAGATACTCTTTTAAAATCGTCAGAACATatagataagttaaataaataagtaagaacatatagacaagttaaataACTACAAGTCCTTCTTTATaactttttatataaatttatagttCTTAAATAATAATCTCGAACGAACTCTGAATCGATAATTCAAAGGTTATTCAGATAATTTCAAAGGTTGAATTATAACGGTCTTAGACGATAAAATTATGAGTTGACCTATCAAAGATCGTCGAACTAATGATTACAGACGCATCCATTCGTAGCCGTGGTCATGATATATTTTCAACCCAGaccttgtattttttttataagtccaGATGTTTAAATTTCACCGAATCGTTTTGAAAGTAAATATTTTCCTCATAATTTATGTATTAATTTTGAAAGTAGACTATTTTGCTTGTAATCTATCTATtggataaatttaaaatataatttatacctAAAGACTGACTTCTAAAATATTCATCCTATTCCAGCAGACCAAGCACATAGAAACACATactaaaagtattttttaaaataaaaacagaTCTAGTAATCTAAGAGGTAGAATGCGACATtggatatttaaaaaatacccaCATTAACATAAAACTTTCAATTtccaatttatataatttatattattttttaaaaaaaataaaaaaaaaatattgcaaTCTTTAAAAAGAAAACGTTTACCATACAATTCTACTAATAAATTGTCCAACATACTGCTGCatgtttattctattttttttttcaaatttcaaaatttacttctttaaaaaatcatttccaAACAAACAATACTCCCATAATTCatctgaaaaaaataaaaaatatagacaGGCAAATTGAAATTTAGGCTCAACTTCTGTAGATAATAGAACCAaatataaatgtttttttttatatttgaaaattgATATTTCTATGGCATAAAAGAAAGTTAGAACTTGAGAATTTTACCCTTCACTCGCTCAACGAGTTAACAGAGTTTTAGCACTCACTTGGCACGAGAGCATTTTACTCATACAGCATCGGACGTAGTAAAGTTGAAACTATAAGCATTCAGAGAACAAGGGGAAAAAAAGCAGGTTTTTTGTGACAATTAAGGAACCAACTACTTCCGAGTTGCAAGTGCGGCGATCCCAGCCACCAGAAGACCCACCCCAGTTGCCGCAATTCCGATGCCAATCATACCATCTGTTGCAAGAACCAAAGATCAACTTACAAATTCCGGAAGTGAATACAAACGATGTCGATGTCTTATTTTACCTTTGGCAATTCGATCTTCCACTACCTTCTTCAGAGTTTGGGCTTGTCCCCAGTCAGGTGCCATCTACAAAtgaataaaaaacaaaacaaaacaaaacaaaaattgagttaaaaattaaacttttaaatgATAAAAGCTTCATCCAAGAAAATTGGATATGAAATGTTAACGTGGTGGCCTTTATACAGATAGTGAGATAGATGATCCAATTCTTCATTTCTGAGCATGCCTTGGACCAAACAAAACATTTTGCCTTCGGTCAAAATGTGAAAATCAGATCCTTGTTTTACTCAAAAACATTATCTAGAGATTTTTtggtttagcacatggattagaGATCGTGCAAGGCTGACCATCACAGATGAGATTTCCTCTCATACCGAGAAACAGAAAGGGCATCAGTGACATATGCACGATCTTACCAGAGTTTTGCACCATCTGCAATGTGACAGGATATGCTGAGGCTTCATCCACATCAAGCAAAGCTTTCTCCAACACCAGTCACATATAAGTGTTCTTGCCTCTGGGTAAATTCTCACTCATATGTCAGCACGGGTGAAACCACACATTTTGTTTTGTTCAGGCCAAGGACCAAAACCCCAGTTTGGAACAAGGTTCAAACCCTTGTATTACTAATCAACAATTTGAAAAAGTTAATCTCAAACcatttaattaactaaaataaGTAGGTTGTTGGacaatatttgatatttatttcagaTTTTGTGCATAGAGATTCTAGTTTTGAGATAAAATGTCCTTTTGTTCTCttttgtggcaaaaggcgaatacgctcgcgcccaacgcccccgccaacccgtcccaaggttaacacggaggagataaatcacgggcgaAAAACTGTAtgggtaaactttttatagtgaccgACACCACAGAAACGACCTCTTATCAGAAACCCCCAAAGGGATTTTTGGGTGAACGGTACCACTTAATTGATAAGAGCCTGCGCAGGGGGGTGCTCGAACCTGGCACCTCAGTCAAAGGGTACAACGTCATAACCAGAGCACCCCTGGTTcggttgtaaaaaaaaaaaactgtatgggtaaactttttatagtgaccgACATCACCGCCGAAACGACCCCTTATCAGAAACCCCCGAAGGGATTTTTGGGTGAACGGTACCACTTAATTGATAAGAGCCTGCGCAGGGTACAACGTCATAACCAGAGCACCTCTTGTTCTCTTTTGTGCACCTTAGTATTGTAACATTACCAGTTTTATGATTGCTTCAATCAGACTAAGGAATTGATAATTATATCCTTCATAAATAGTGGAACTTCAAATGAAGACATCTCAGGATGTTTTGCACAAACTTATAAATATTAGAACATATCTTGGAAATACATGGATACAGAAACCAATTAAATTGAACTTAATAGAATAACCTAAGTTATGTAAAGGAATTGGTTTGATGAGCACAACAAAAAATAATATGTTTAGAAACCAGTTAGAGTGAATTTAATGGTGCATTCTGGTCATGAGAATAGATATTCTATTCTTCTATGAATTCACATGGAATTAACATTCATATATCTGATTGTAAAAAATGACCTTCTAATACCAATTGCCATGGAATTATATTCctaatttatgaaaaataattattcCTTATTAAGTTCCATGAATAACTATCTGTATTCATTTCTTCAAATAATGTATATTCTTAATCTAttcaacattttaaaaatatataccaTGAACATGAGCCAAATTGTTGGGACCCAACGAGATCAGTGATCGAGCATGCCAGTCGAGGTGGTCTACCAATTGAGCAGACTAGTTAGGCTGGGTGCACTAGGCAAGGTGGGGAAAAAATGGGCTGATCAAGGTGGCCAAACAAATTAGACAAAATAAGTCAAGCTAGTCAGGCAGGTCAACCAGTCAAGCACTTGGTGGGATCAACCAAGCAAACTGGCAGGTTAAGAAGGCTGAGCAAGTTTTATAAGTTGGTCAAGCCTAGGGCCTATGAAGCCGATAAGGCCAATCAGACCAGGAGAGCAAACCAATAGGTTGATTGGCTCAATCAAGCAAGATAGATTATTGGTCCATAACAACTAGGCAGATTGTGTAAGTTAgacaaaacaaataaaatattttatataagaaTACTTTATTATTGTGAAAACTATTCTTTGTATATTCCACATAACACTTCTATAGACCAAATTAAGGAGAAAATCTGTTCCTATTCTATTCCTTGTACATTCCTAGACTATTCTTttcctatttcattattttagaaatatatattttattccttATTCATTCTGTTAACCAAATGCACTACTGCAATaaaaaatcatgatgcatattaaaatcacaatttattttttttaaaatatagctATGCTCTAGTCATGAGGATCCCCCAATGAGGCTATTGCAGCAGGAGATGTCATAATCCACACAATTTTACCATTGCAAACAGAGGTATGAACAATAGCAGCAGTCCTAGTTATTGAGAGAGCTAGGGAGTAATTTTACTATTAAAAAAAGAAATCAAAGGCAGTATTTCAGATGAGAAATTCCCATTTTGTTCAAAGAAAGTGAGTCATTCAACATTAGCCCATTCATTGACATGCTAAAATGGCTCCtctcattttcattttcaaacatGTCAAACAAAGAGTACAAACGCTCTTGGCTCCTACAAGTTCCATTCTCACTGCAAGTGCTATATAATATTTCCGtatgaaatgaaaaaaatatactTGTTTACATTCAAATAGAGCATGCACCATCTTACTTCAGGAAAAGGCAAAAGAGTAAGctcaaaaggaaacaaaaaaataaaggaaaggaaaaccgCATTGGCAGACTCAAGGGCATGGCAGCAAATGTGCGCAACCCAAGCATTGAGATCTCAAGTCGTTACCAGGATCTTGGTAGCATTCaatggtttcttcaaattttggcaaaaAACATAGTATGCTTAACTAGTCTCAGGAACATAACTACTTTTTTTCAGCAAAATGAATAATAACATAGTGAACATGTTAACTTGTTTCATTATTGGTTAAAGagtaatgaatatttaaaatgcCCTAGAATACACTTGTTAGAATGGTCTATtcaatttcttttatttgtttcgCATAGCATGTCTTATActatgagaaaagaaaattgattataTTTTTGGTAGATATTGAATTCATTCCTATCACCAAAATCTTTCTACCCTTGATTGTTTTGTAGGTTTTATAGTTGCATGCTtgtattcaaaatattttaacaaaattaatgtttaatgatgTCTATTTTGAATAGGAAAAGTGGTGATCATTTGAACTATGATGTTCTCATTGGGGAAAAAACATATATTGTGTATTTTTTAGCTAGTTCTACCATTAAATGATTACTCGAGTTATTTTAATTAGATTGGTAATTGATTATGTGAGTCATGATTTGATTATGGTGTGTAGAGTGAGCGACTACATAGCATATGCAATTTCATTTTTTCCTAAACCAGCAAAAAGTATTTGAACTATGGCATTCCCGTGTCtccattttataaaaattaaacagCTAGGTAGAACAAAATATGTTGATTAAAATAATGCTTTGGCAATAAGCGTGTATCACAATAACAACATACCTGTAAACATTGTTCCAGGATCTGGCGGCTTCTCAAGTAATCTCCATTTCTGTAAAACCCGACAGCCAACAAATACAGTTTCTCCCTAGTTTGCAGTGGACTTGCCGAACTATCCAAAGAAGCTGCAACCAGGTAATTTATCAACGTAACAAGATTGCAGTTCGCTAAGAACAACAAGATTTCTAACCATATGACCAACAGAAATGCACAGGGGatttattttattgtattttaTTGCGAATTCTCATAGGCGACAGGTGATATAGGTACCTTCAAGCATAGCAATTCCACGATTCACatcttccgggtgcctggaatgaACGAGCGCCCAAGATAATCTCATGAGGCATTCGTTCTTGGTCTCTGAACTGTCACTCTCCGCGACCTCTCTCTCACACCCCTGGGAAAGGCGAAGCATAGTGATCAGGAAAAGTAAACAAATAAAGGAGGTAATCTGATCTAAGAAATAGCATAGCGTTGTGAGGAAACCCTAATTGTCCGGATCAACAACCAATACCATGACGAGAAAGCCAGAGGGGGGCATTGGCCGGAAGACTTACGGCGATGATGTCGCGGTCGCACCATGGAATATTATCGCCTCCGGTGAAGAAAGAGCCGACGGAGTCGAAGAATTCGCGGATCTTCACGTCCATGTCGATGCAGCAGAGGGATTTGGAGACGGATCGGGAGATGCAGAGGAAAGAGACTCTCTTGGGGGCCAAGAAAAAGAGGAGAGCAAGCTAGAAATGTAAAATCTTCATTTTGCCctcaaaatttttattattttgacAACGCTGTCTAAAGTTTGAAAGTTATCATAGTTTGcatattttttctaaaactatccttgaacttttaaaattaaaaatgccGCTAATTCACATtccttaattatttaatttatgaATCAGACTAATCTCAGTTAGTCTCGTTGACTATCCTTGAGAGCAGGGCTATAAACGAGCCGagtcgagctttggggtgttcaagcttgtttgataagacaatcgagccgagccgagccgagcttaaaatgaaccaagcttttgaaatgagtgttcaagcttggcttggtttattttttatgagcttgagcttgtttgaagtttggcttaagcttggttcgtttagatgttatcaagctctcaattcaagcttggcttgagcttggcttgagcttggtttgagcttggtttgtttagatgttatcaagctctcgattcaagcttgtttgattgtttgaaacttttaattgtttgattagttattaaaattgataatttaaatttatttattttattttattatttatttagcatattgaaagagttttattaataaatatggttgaGAGAGATCGATTCAACCCTATGGAAATTTCTCATCTGTCACCAAGATAAATCAAAAAACGCACACAGAGAACAGTTCAGAATTCCAACATCTTTTAATTGCACTTCCTATTTgaggaaaaaatttctacaatTACGCCATAACTGAAGTTCAAACTGCAGACTACCTCGATGTCATACCGTGGTACCATAGCCCCAGGGACTTAACAAGACTAATAAAGTGACATAATGTCGTGCATATcacatcaaatttttttttaataatagtaTTTTTTTGTGATAATCCACATCTGCTTCTATGATCCCAATAATTGAACTATTTTCTATCGATCAttaagataaatcaaaaaatataaataaatcttGACAGATAATTCAATGTCAGCATCATAAGTAATTTGAACTCCTAAGATGTAATGTGTTTTGGGTTGCTATCTACAAAACTCGTCCCACCACTTACCATCACACCAAAGCCCTAGGGACTAAACAATAATGTTGATAATTAGAGTGAAAAGTGACCATAACTCAATTAGGAAGACAAAGATTACTTGTTGTCTAAAATTGATAGTTGTCGAGGGAAAATAACGTAACCG contains:
- the LOC121997404 gene encoding mitochondrial fission 1 protein A-like — encoded protein: MDVKIREFFDSVGSFFTGGDNIPWCDRDIIAGCEREVAESDSSETKNECLMRLSWALVHSRHPEDVNRGIAMLEASLDSSASPLQTREKLYLLAVGFYRNGDYLRSRQILEQCLQMAPDWGQAQTLKKVVEDRIAKDGMIGIGIAATGVGLLVAGIAALATRK